One Prunus dulcis chromosome 7, ALMONDv2, whole genome shotgun sequence DNA segment encodes these proteins:
- the LOC117634810 gene encoding protein kinase and PP2C-like domain-containing protein — protein MGLEIVEPNACIRGCCSSNSIPLHLPPSSYTLLKPIARGAESVVYEAILDGKKVAVKKPILSTSEDLDKFHKELQLLCKLDHPGIAKLVAAHAKPPNYMYFFEFFEPPNLSEKLHMEEWSPNINQVLVVAVQLAKALQYLHHLGIVHRDVKPANILLDKDLYPHLADFGLAEYKKDLKGVSIGNWRSSGKPTGGFHKKNMVGTLIYMAPEILKKEIHTEKSDVYSFGISINELLTGVVPYTDLRAEAQAHTVLEMNYTEQQLTAAVVSDGLRPVLADPESVAPYTLLSLIERCWDANSQNRPSFDDIVAELGTILEQRENIKESDIVFPKSSNSLGDQPVDVASSLQAYQEGINWFTQGESFITRACLPKPGTAIWLASNDPLAYNPILSWGSFATCGRRETMEDTHFLLPQMFHQGDIHAFGIFDGHRGAAAAEFSARAFPGFLQALSSTSSPSGALFEAFIKTDIAFRAELDFSRKSKRVIQKDWHPGCTAAAALIVGNKLFVANAGDCRTILCRAGHPFVLSKDHVASCLEERERVISAGEQVRWQVDNWRVGLAALQVTRSIGDDDLKPAVTAEPEITETILSAEDEYLVMASDGLWDVVSNAEVVSIIKDTVKEPGMCSKRLATEAADRGSKDNITVIVVFLRPVSTAERIY, from the exons ATGGGGCTTGAAATTGTGGAACCAAACGCGTGCATTAGAGGTTGCTGCAGCAGCAATTCCATTCCTCTCCATCTTCCACCTTCCTCTTACACTCTCCTCAAACCAATTGCCCGAG GGGCTGAGAGTGTTGTATATGAAGCAATTTTGGATGGAAAGAAAGTTGCTGTGAAGAAACCCATCTTGTCTACTTCTGAGGATCTTGATAAGTTCCACAAGGAGTTGCAATTGCTATG TAAGCTTGATCATCCGGGAATAGCAAAACTGGTCGCCGCACATGCAAAGCCACCCAATTACATGTATTTCTTCGAATTCTTTGAGCCTCCGAACTTATCTGAGAAATTACACATGGAAGAATGGAGTCCGAATATCAATCAGGTGCTTGTGGTTGCTGTCCAATTAG cAAAGGCTTTGCAATATCTGCATCACCTCGGGATTGTACATAGGGATGTGAAACCGGCAAATATTCTT CTGGACAAAGATCTTTATCCACACTTAGCAGACTTTGGTTTGGCTGAGTACAAGAAAGATCTTAAAGGAGTTTCTATTGGGAATTGGAGGTCATCTGGAAAACCTACTGGTGGTTTccacaaaaaaaacatggtTGGCACTCTCATTTACATGGCACCTGAAATACTAAAGAAGGAAATACATACAGAAAAATCAGATGTCTACAGCTTTGGTATATCAATTAA TGAGCTTCTTACTGGTGTTGTTCCATATACTGATCTTCGTGCGGAAGCCCAG GCACACACTGTACTGGAGATGAACTACACTGAGCAGCAACTAACAGCAGCTGTGGTGTCTGATGGGTTGCGACCTGTTCTTGCTGATCCTGAATCTGTTGCACCATATACTTTGTTGTCACTGATAGAGAGGTGTTGGGATGCAAATTCTCAAAACAGACCTTCTTTCGATGACATAGTTGCAGAACTTGGTACAATTTTGGAacagagagaaaatataaaagaatcGGATATTGTCTTTCCCAAATCTTCTAATTCTCTTGGTGATCAGCCAGTAGATGTTGCTAGCAGCCTTCAAGCTTACCAAGAGGGTATTAACTGGTTTACTCAGGGAGAAAGTTTCATCACAAGAGCTTGTCTGCCTAAACCTGGTACAGCAATCTGGCTTGCATCAAATGATCCCTTGGCATATAATCCAATACTTTCTTGGGGATCCTTTGCTACATGCGGGAGACGGGAGACCATGGAGGACACTCATTTCCTTTTGCCCCAAATGTTTCATCAAGGGGACATACATGCTTTTGGTATCTTTGATGGTCATAGAG GTGCAGCAGCTGCCGAATTTTCAGCTCGAGCGTTTCCAGGATTCTTGCAAGCTTTAAGTTCAACTAGCAG TCCAAGTGGTGCATTATTTGAAGCATTCATTAAGACAGATATTGCATTTAGAGCTGAGCTGGATTTTTCTCGTAAATCCAAAAGAGTTATCCAGAAGGACTGGCATCCCGGTTGCACTGCAGCAGCTGCTCTTATTGTTGGAAACAAGCTTTTTGTGGCTAATGCTGGTGATTGCAGGACCATATTGTGTCGGGCTGGCCATCCCTTTGTTCTAAGCAAG GATCATGTTGCAAGCTGTCTTGAGGAGAGGGAGCGGGTTATTAGTGCTGGGGAACAAGTTAGATGGCAAGTAGATAATTGGCGGGTGGGTCTTGCTGCTCTTCAG GTCACTCGTTCCATAGGGGATGATGATCTAAAGCCTGCTGTAACTGCAGAACCTGAGATAACTGAAACTATTCTTTCGGCAGAGGATGAGTATTTG GTAATGGCAAGTGATGGATTGTGGGATGTTGTGAGCAATGCAGAGGTTGTAAGCATAATCAAGGACACTGTGAAAGAGCCTGGAATGTGCTCCAAGAGATTGGCGACAGAAGCCGCAGACCGTGGCAGCAAAGACAACATCACAGTCATTGTTGTTTTCCTTCGTCCCGTCTCCACAGCTGAGAGAATTTACTAG
- the LOC117635564 gene encoding putative Peroxidase 48 encodes MMTATKGWAFALVVIFSVLLSWSIPRGESERAFISFSSHEPLVKAVSLASADGGQDFFMEMTDSVAMNIEYDFYRDTCPEAETIVSSTMAQVYSQHKNVSAQLLRLFFHDCFIQGCDASVLLDDSNGNKNHSIEKQAVPNKTLKGFDKIDQIKEVLENVCPGVVSCADILALATRDGVVLAGGPFYPLFTGRRDSARSYYDEATAEIPKPDDNITQTLHLFSLRGFTDRETVSLLGGHNIGKIGCEFIQSRLHNFKGTGKTDPTVSPSFLNEMRVFCEDNGNEKSSQGSPMAATMASPMAFPTAGPMAAPMASSPMASRGMNEKPAPRGMPYFQQLSSSVSSGAGFDTHYYQSLLRGRGLLFADQQLMANERTARLVRAYASDDGSTFRMDFARAMMKMSNLNALTGSQGQVRLECTLAG; translated from the exons atgatgacTGCAACGAAAGGGTGGGCCTTTGCTCTGGTGGTGATCTTCTCTGTGCTTCTGTCATGGAGCATCCCAAGAGGCGAGTCAGAGAGAGCctttatctctttctcctccCATGAACCACTGGTCAAAGCAGTTTCTCTGGCTTCTGCTGATGGAGGCCAAGATTTCTTCATGGAGATGACAGATTCTGTTGCAATGAACATCGAGTACGATTTCTACCGCGATACATGCCCTGAAGCTGAGACCATTGTAAGTTCTACGATGGCTCAGGTATACTCCCAGCACAAGAATGTCTCTGCTCAGCTTCTTCGCCTCTTTTTCCATGATTGCTTCATTCAG GGTTGCGATGCTTCAGTCCTCTTGGATGACAGCAATGGGAATAAAAACCATTCCATAGAGAAGCAGGCTGTGCCAAATAAGACCTTGAAAGGATTTGATAAAATTGATCAGATCAAGGAGGTGCTTGAAAATGTTTGCCCAGGGGTGGTATCTTGTGCTGACATACTTGCTCTTGCCACCAGAGATGGCGTTGTTCTG GCTGGTGGTCCCTTTTATCCACTTTTCACTGGTAGAAGAGATAGTGCCCGCTCCTACTATGATGAAGCCACGGCTGAGATTCCAAAACCTGATGATAATATCACTCAGACACTTCATCTGTTCTCACTCAGAGGTTTTACTGACAGAGAAACCGTCAGTCTTCTAG GAGGGCACAACATTGGGAAGATTGGATGTGAGTTCATTCAGTCTCGCCTTCACAACTTCAAGGGGACAGGGAAAACAGACCCAACTGTTTCTCCTAGTTTCCTCAATGAGATGAGAGTTTTCTGTGAAGACAATGGTAACGAGAAGAGTAGCCAAGGATCACCCATGGCAGCTACCATGGCGTCTCCCATGGCATTCCCCACGGCAGGCCCCATGGCAGCACCCATGGCATCATCCCCAATGGCATCAAGGGGCATGAATGAGAAGCCTGCGCCGAGGGGGATGCCATACTTTCAGCAACTGTCATCATCTGTATCGTCTGGGGCAGGCTTTGACACTCATTACTACCAGAGCTTGTTGAGAGGCAGAGGACTTCTCTTTGCTGATCAGCAATTGATGGCTAATGAGAGGACAGCCAGATTGGTGAGAGCTTATGCTTCAGACGATGGATCAACCTTCCGGATGGACTTTGCCCGGGCAATGATGAAGATGTCTAACCTTAATGCACTCACTGGATCTCAAGGTCAGGTCCGATTAGAATGCACTCTAGCTGGCTAG